AGTTACAACTAAGTTACACCTTGCTGCAGCAGGTTAAACTTAGGTGTAGTAGCCCTCGTTCCTTCTCTTGGTGGTATACCACCACTTCGGGGTTTAGaagtaaaatttacaaaagtatgTTATATATCTATTGCGTTGTATGCATAGTTCTGATTCCTATTACGTTCCGAAAGGCGATATATAGAACTCGATCTACATAGGTTCATCCCCAGAAGTATCAATATGCAAACTAAATCTTAACCCAAGTAACTAGAGCAGAAAGTCGTATGCACGAACCAAGTACCAATTTCAATTAAACAATTGACAGACGAGCAGCAAAAACGCTGAATTCTTTAACTGGTGTATTATTAACGGCTATTTAAAGTAAATTAGATTGTTCTCAGCCTTTTACTTTGGCAAAAAGTCATGGAAATTCGGAAAGTGAAGGAGTATTTAAGCGTCGGAGGATTAGAATTGATCGTAGTTTATCCAAGATTGGGAAAACAGATCAATAGATCAGTACCTAACAGTTCTGTGGATTAAAGAAGGATAAATATCTGAAGATGAAGAACTTAACGCTCATTGCACTTGCGTTAGTAGTTTTGGCTGTGTGTGTACATGCGGCACCTGGAGGTAAGTCTACACCATCCTCTTTTTATCATGGGATAGGACAGCATTTGACCAATATTTCTCCTTATGAGGAGAAAAATCTTCACAGACTACAAATTAAAATAGATACTAGGATATACGTGCATAGAATACTCTGTTGAGTCTGTGGGTGAGACCTATACCTACCAAGTTCTGTTAAATTTTATCCGCAGAATATTTAACCACAGcaatttttttcctctttattcaTAAAACAATCAAGTACTTATATCAACGTTCAGTAGATCCGTAAAGATAACTAATGCAAGGTTGTAGTTTTAATGCAAAAATTATAACAGGAAAAACTTCTTTGAGATTCCCATAAGTACTTATTTTGaatgaattaatttatattcatacgTCATCTTTTGAGCAAAGTACTGGTTTATAGGCAGTCATCGCAGTAGAGTTTCCACCAGTAAACCTAGGAAAGATTAAAAGTTTAAGATGACTACATTACAGAAATCCATAGGTTCATAATAATATGAATCTTATGTTATTTTGTCTGTTACAACCCCCTACAAAAAACACGGTATTCTTCATATAAATTTGGATGAAGCTTCCTCTATAGATTAGGATACAGATAAAACTGTGGGAAGCTATGCAAATGATATGAGATAAATCTTTAATATATCAACTCCTATTGTTCTATAGGTGGCAAAGGTGACGGAGGAAAAGGCAAAGGAGGTGGCAAAGCTGGCGGGGGCGGTGGTGGAGGTGGCAGCAGCTCCGGCAGTGACAGCAACAGCAGTGAGAGCAATGAAGACAGCGGCAGTGGCGGCAAGGGCAAGGGAGATGGCGGCAAGGGCAAAGGAGATGGCGGCAAGGGCAAAAGTGATGGCGGCAAGGGGAAAGATGATGGCAAAGGAGATGACAAAGGATATGGCAAAGGGTACGGATGGGGGCGATAAATCAAATTGATTTGAAAAGTAGTGTAAGAAGAAATTGTGATACATATGAAATGGCATAGATagaagtgaaataattttcgcACAATATTGTTATGATGATTagcattgtttgtttgtaaactttgttctaataaattaatagttatttatttgtgaacttatctaagctttttatttttaattcaaaccTAATAAACTATAACAATATCTGAAGGTTCCTTCCACACTCAATTGAAAGGAGGATAACATATATTTCCAACAAACTACTGCTACATATTACTCATAGCAAAATCACAAATGCTATAAACTGATCCAGTTACATCTAAACAGTCACGGAAACTCGTGACTAGACTTTTTATCCCATGAAACAATCGTCCAATGAGTTCCTATAAAAACATCATAGATCATACTTATTTAATTCCCATGAAATGTCAAGCAAgaagctttataataataatcgtaTGCGCATCTGATTTGTCTCAATCAATAGATCACGTTTGAAAtgataaagtaataaattattcacGCGATAATTTGTTGTTTATCTGTATAGCATAAAAATGTTTAGCTGTAACAAATGAATAAAGAACAGGTACGGatgcataaaattataattgtttcTTGGTAGCAACGTTTGCATGCTTAAATTGTGGTTAGGACTTGGGAGGCACGTGTAAATTGGCATAGGTAAGtaactttcaaaataaaggCATCTAAGTACTAACAAAGTCTGAAAATACCTAGTGACGATGATGATAGATGGATGAAAGATGGCAAACATcgtaaggaaaataaaaatacaaacgtCTTATAACTGAAGTTGTCCGTAGATTAAACAAGCGGTTTTATATATGAGAGAAACTTTTGCAAAGAACGATGACAGCGTACTTGGGTACAAGGCTTCTAGTAAGCTATCATGGAAACTTGTTATTGGAAACAATGTAAAACATCCATACCGATGACCAAAAGCAATAACATTAAAGTAACGACAGGCATAAtgattatattatgtaataaacATTAGAGTATCTATAAAAGTTTATAAGAAGTCGTAGGTAAATCAGCCTTAACCGATAAAATACCTAAAGACGCTAATCAAAACACAGACAGCGATGCTAAAAAACGTCTGCTTCACCTAGAAACAGATGCTGATGATAATTATAATGTTCTGAAGAAATAACACATTAGTGCTAGCAAAAAGGTTCGACAACAATATTACCTACACCGTTATTCTCACAACcataaagattttattgaagtgttgtttttttttttattatggccAGTatgaaaacatcaaaacaaaaaccaaaaataGACGAAACATTTCCACGATttcttttatagaaaaaaaaaaacaacaaatcatCAGTCACGAAAATTGAagatgaaaatgaaataataatatgatttatATAGATGAATTTGGATCGAAATAAACTTAAACACATTAATCTATGTACGTAAGGGACAGTTTTGGAATTATTTCCATGTAAACGGTCAATCTAACTTACattgtttgtaaataacaaGACAGAGTTAAATCCAAAAGGTACCGAACTCTTTTTATGGTTCCAAGTGAtgattgtttacaaaaaaagttgAGATGGAAGAAAAAATCAAGCGAACGACCGCATAGACAAGGTCAGTGGTAATATTAAGTTCAAACCGGCTGTGTTATGTATTAAGTAATGATGTAAGTAGACGGGACATTGCTTGATTGCATGTTCGATCTattgaagaagaaaataaaGGCCTACTCTTGTGTACACTGTTTTTTTCGTCAGCCTATGATCTGGGTAGTTGAAATATAAAACCACCTTTGACATGTATAGCGATGCctatttctttgtaaaaaagGCTGTTTAAGTGACAAGTACAAATAGaacaatgaaaattatgaactgacataaatatatttttgatgccGGTAAATTCTTGGGTGCAGGAGTACATATGTCCTTTATAATGTTCTCAGTGAAACCGCAAAACTCAGAAGCATGAAGGATACTCTATTGTTTTTGGGTAAACAACTAATTATTTTCAGCCATATATGTCCGACAGAACAAAACAAACCAAGCAAAACCCAAAAAATAGTATGAGGATAATGATTCagacatttttgaaaataaagttcGAAGTGACGGCTTCCGACGCCAAACTTCCCACAATATAATCAACCTGTCAAAATTTGCCAGATTTCCCAAAACCATGTTCTTCCTATGACATTAGTAAGGTCAATCTAACTGTGGCTAATGGGCTCCTGTCCCCAAAGTCAAGGGCGATGAACAATCCATCAGGTCTGAATTAAACCGTCGCATAGCCTTTGTTTGACCATCATTGTGTGTCACCGAAATGACGTTTTGACATACCGTGACATCCGATGGGCCATCCTGTGCATTTGGGAAGTATATATAGAGTAATATGTGGGAAGTGATACACATATGAACATAACTGACAATGGCGAAGGTAGTGTCTGTGTTGGTTTTAATGGTGCTCCTGGCTGCGATCGTGGATGGCAGAGGTAAGTCTGTGtggttagattttaattttagttgaaAAATGCTGAGCTTCTGGTTAATTAATGTAAACGCGGAGGAACTCATTACTatctacttcatcatcatcattaagtAAActgccaattttatttggggtctcCTCTCTCCAATGAAATGAGACAAACCTTGTGGGGTTTACACATCATAGTTTTGGGCCTATTTTACCTCTATGTATTCATTCTTAGAAGGACTTTTAGAAATGTGCACCTTTTATATAATAGACCATAAAAATCcagaacattattttttctatcaTAAGTAACATTATCATCCAGACTGGAGGTTCGAATCAGCGAGACGAGTGAAACGCGGCTACAACACTGGCCTGGGCTCCAATAACGGAGGTTATGGTCGGAGCGATGAGCAAGATGCCAGTGTCAGCAGGGAGCGGTATGGATGTAGTGAGCCGCAAGGAGGTGGCAGGTACgaactgaaaaagaaatatagcAATTTAATCTTCGTGGTGTTAGTgctgttagtaaataaaatattgatgtgCTATTTTGTTCAAAAAACAGGAAGATCTGGATCcgtaaatcaaaatattttagctGACGGGATAGAGTTAGTTAAAGAATGAACATGAAACATACATGTGTAGATGTATTAATTAAGAGATGACAATCAAGCTGAAATGAAAACATCACCAAAATAAAAGGATTCATCTCAAAATCTTTCAACTAGTATTTAAAATCTATATCCACACCTGCATTTCTAAAAGACAACTGCAGTTAATTTCAGCCTAATTAAtcacctataaataaaatggcTTTTGTCATTGATAAGTCAAGCGCAACACAATTAACTGATAACACGTTAAACGCTGTCTGTTTAGTTTCATGCTCAATCTATTTAACTGCAAGGGTATCTGCTGTATGGCCCAAGACATAAACTTACGGCTCTTGGCTCAAGACTAACCTATCAACACTCCAatcatttatttgaataaactaaagtttttttgtattctatcttgacatcatcatcatctgcctattctttcccaactatgttggtttCCAGTCAAACTAGCGTTTTACAAGagaactgcctatctgacctcatcaaaccagttacccgggcaacccaatagacCCAATAGATAAGACTAGTACCTATCTTGACATAATACTATTCTTTTTCAGCTACGGCAGCGGCAGCCGCGAGCTGCCATACGACAGAGATGACCGCTCAAGCGACCGACATCACCGCTTTCTGAGCAAAGCGACCGCATCCGCCTCCGCTAAAGCGTCCGCGACCTCTTTCAACCAGGACCACACAAACCTTTGAATTTAGAACGCCACAAACGAATTTAGAATGTATGAAATGGAACGTTCAGGAAATTTTAGCAAAgagtttttatgtataatacTTTTTTACTATCTTCTAGATCTTTGTGGTAAGGGAATTGGTTGTTAGTGACGaagaattttttttattagcgttttatttatgtttagatTTGTAGTGACATTGAAAAAACTATCTAAACAAAAGTAGTTTGTAAGCTGAGAAATATACTACGTCTAAGGAAttatctgtttatttttatttttagcaacaAATCAAATGTAAAGTCTAGTTAATGACACCCTTTTAGGTATGACTGATAAAATTAGTCAACGCgagagtaaaaaaaaacttaaataatttattgaattattccTTTCTTTGCGAGAATGTACTTATGAACATAGGTACAACCTTCCTTCAGGAATCTATGTTCGATTTTTCTTTAAAGCGATATGTACTCAATTTCAATAACAAATCGATCCAAGATACAAGTCAGCCTAcgcattaaattaataattgtgtCTGTATTGTTTGTTATGTATTCATAAAACTAACTGAACAAAAAGCTGCCTTCGAGTACAATACCTAGAATTCACACATTCAATGCTATTcgaacttaaataaataataatgtagcttCATATCGATTGATATTTCCTGATAACTTTGCAGCTAAGATTACATCATCCTTTATATTTACTAATAGTAATGAGATAActcagtttgtttatttatgttaaagtcCTTTTTTATTACCTCTCCCGTGACTCTTACCGACTTCAACCCACCATGTTTCTTTAtatatcagggccgcggtaactctttcgaatccCGCAACCACGGCAGATATTAAGGCCCTACAGTGTGATCAAAACAcgatacagtcgactctcgttaattcgaaactcgagggactcttaaaatattacgaattatcgagtttttgaaatattaaatggttcgaaatttgtgagagaaaataaataaaacttcgaattacTAAGtattgatcaattattatttgttaactgctattttataacaatgtcaaaagtttaaagacgCATTAATCTTTCGAAACAGCTCCGTCATACTGCTTCAAGAAAAGgttgctgctactcagactgctctctgactcCTGACTTAGAATCTTTCCGCCTCattctctctgcaactttgaattctcgagtgttggacgactaagaattcgaattaacgcgtcgttttgttataaagcaatgctattttcgttcgaattactaagtgcataaaaatgtattgatttagttcgaaatataaagagattttgtagggaacttgtggtaactttgaattaacgagaggttcgaaatatcgc
Above is a window of Helicoverpa zea isolate HzStark_Cry1AcR chromosome 1, ilHelZeax1.1, whole genome shotgun sequence DNA encoding:
- the LOC124633735 gene encoding glycine-rich cell wall structural protein 2-like, translated to MKNLTLIALALVVLAVCVHAAPGGGKGDGGKGKGGGKAGGGGGGGGSSSGSDSNSSESNEDSGSGGKGKGDGGKGKGDGGKGKSDGGKGKDDGKGDDKGYGKGYGWGR
- the LOC124633478 gene encoding uncharacterized protein LOC124633478 is translated as MAKVVSVLVLMVLLAAIVDGRDWRFESARRVKRGYNTGLGSNNGGYGRSDEQDASVSRERYGCSEPQGGGSYGSGSRELPYDRDDRSSDRHHRFLSKATASASAKASATSFNQDHTNL